Sequence from the Candidatus Binataceae bacterium genome:
TTGACGCGCTCCGGGTCGAGCCCCACGGCGAGATAGTCGAGCGCGACCTCGAAGACGTTGGCTTCGAGCTTCTCGGGGTGCTCGAAGTTGTCGGTCAGCGCCTGGATATCGGCGATCAGGATGTAGGTGTCGTAGTCGTGCTGCAGGCGCACGCGGTTTTGCAGCGAGCCGACGTAATGTCCGAGATGCAGCGGGCCGGTCGGCCGGTCGCCGGTCAGGATTCGTTTCTCCATCTTCTCAATCTTTCGATCCACGCAGCTTGCGCAGAGTGGCAAGGTCCTCGGCAATTTCCTTCATGTCGGGGCCGGGCTCGGTCTCGAGGCACATCGGGAGCCCGAAAAAGCGCGGGTCGTGGAGCAGGCGGTCGAACGGCTCGACGCCCAGATGGCCTTTGCCGATGTGCTGATGGCGGTCGACGCGCGAGTTAAAGGGCTTGAGCGAATCGTTGAGATGAAACGCGGCCAGCCGCTTCAGTCCAACGTGCCGATCGAGCTCGCCGAAGGTTCGTTCGTAACCCTCCGAGCTGCGCAGATCGTAGCCGGCGGCGAACGCGTGCTCGGTGTCGAAGCATAGCCGCAGCCGCTCGTTCTCCTTTACCGCGTCGAAGATGCGCCCCATCTGCGCGAATGAATAGCCGAGATTGCTGCCCTGCCCTGCCGTGATTTCGAGTGCGAGTCTGGTTTTGAAGCCGGCGCAGGATTTATGCGCCGCGTCGATCGAATGCGCGATAGTCGCGATTCCGGCCTCCTCACCCGAGCCGACATGGGAGCCCGGATGCGCGATCAGAAACGGCACGCCCAGCGCTTCGCATCGCTCGAGTTCGTCGATCAGCCCCTCGACCGAGCGCTTGCGCAGTTTGGCGTCGGGCGCGCCGAGGTTGAGCAGGTAGGAATCGTGCGCGACGACCGTCTTGATCCCGGTCTCGGCCTGCGCGCTCTTGAACGCCTCGATTTCCTCGCCCGAGTACGGCTTGGCGGCCCACTGGCGCGAGCTCTTGGTGAAGATCTGGATGCACTCGCATCCGATCTGCCGCCCGCGCGCGAGCGACTGGCTGACGCCGCCCGCGATCGATACGTGCGCGCCGATCAGTGGCCGCCTTTCATGCCCGTTGCTCATCGCGATTCGCTGGGATCTTATACGAAACGGCCGCGAAAGCGAGGCTTGCCCGGCCGCCTCGGGCGCGGATACTGAGTGATGTGCGACGGATCGCGGAGTTGATCGTCCTCTGTTGCGCGCTGGGCGTATTCGCGCGGCCGGCGTGCGCGCAGTCACCGTCCGCAGAGCCGCCCTCCGCATCTCCACCCGCGGCCGCATCAGATGCCGAACAGGCGCCGGCGGCAACGCCGGCAGAACCGGCGACCGCGCAACCCGACGACGCGGACCTGGAGGTAGCGCCGGCCGCCGCCGCTCC
This genomic interval carries:
- a CDS encoding deoxyribonuclease IV, which gives rise to MSNGHERRPLIGAHVSIAGGVSQSLARGRQIGCECIQIFTKSSRQWAAKPYSGEEIEAFKSAQAETGIKTVVAHDSYLLNLGAPDAKLRKRSVEGLIDELERCEALGVPFLIAHPGSHVGSGEEAGIATIAHSIDAAHKSCAGFKTRLALEITAGQGSNLGYSFAQMGRIFDAVKENERLRLCFDTEHAFAAGYDLRSSEGYERTFGELDRHVGLKRLAAFHLNDSLKPFNSRVDRHQHIGKGHLGVEPFDRLLHDPRFFGLPMCLETEPGPDMKEIAEDLATLRKLRGSKD